The proteins below are encoded in one region of Methanosarcina barkeri 3:
- a CDS encoding cation-translocating P-type ATPase produces MTDNTYSRTTGFWSSIRILATRYQDFLLEPGTLFTVASGVLLIIAIVMYPQNMLSEGNNSGEGNWLYLLSALVGSSFIWWSAYQGIKERDFTADIPVTIATIAAIAIGQYSAAAVVAVLLLLGGMLEEFVSARAGKALESLAKLLPDRVTVRRDGHDIVVPLEEVKVGDTILVKSGERVAVDGTVVSGTASVNQAVITGESLPVDKQEGDNVFAGSLNEVGAMEILATKVGNETTLGQIHRLIEEAQTQKPNVERLLNNHAKFYTPTAIILGILLWWWSGDLTRAITMLIVFCPCVMVLATPTALVASVGNAALRGNLIKKGATIESMAKIDTVIFDKTGTLTHGEPKLAGIIALNNNKDEDLLLLAAIAEKFSEHPLGKAVVKTAEEKGFLIPDPESFESISGAGIKIKTRGKNIFIGRLKQASELNLSISHEAEESIKKQSQLGRNVVIMGIDNEIAGLLMFEDKIRPESKKSIESLHRLGIKTIMVTGDSKVVAEQTAKTLGINDIYAEVMPQEKVKIVKRLQSEGHKIIFVGDGVNDGPALVTADVGIAMGLTGTDVAIETAEVGLLSDDLLKIPYLISVSKKAISTIWQNVVFSLSVLSMAVILTIPGILTPVTGALLHELSSIPVIMNSARLITYSPKD; encoded by the coding sequence ATGACGGATAACACTTACAGTCGTACTACAGGTTTTTGGAGCAGCATTCGTATCCTAGCTACTCGTTATCAGGATTTTTTACTTGAGCCTGGAACGTTATTTACTGTAGCAAGCGGGGTCTTGCTTATAATAGCGATAGTTATGTATCCGCAGAATATGCTGTCAGAAGGAAATAACTCAGGCGAAGGCAACTGGTTATATTTATTATCTGCACTGGTAGGATCATCGTTTATATGGTGGTCTGCCTACCAGGGAATTAAAGAAAGAGACTTTACTGCTGATATCCCGGTTACTATCGCAACAATTGCTGCTATTGCAATCGGACAGTATTCAGCTGCTGCAGTCGTAGCCGTACTTTTGCTTCTTGGAGGCATGCTGGAGGAGTTTGTCTCTGCGAGAGCAGGAAAGGCACTCGAATCCCTGGCGAAATTACTGCCTGATAGAGTCACAGTCAGACGTGACGGACATGATATTGTAGTACCTCTTGAGGAAGTTAAAGTAGGGGACACGATTCTGGTTAAGTCCGGAGAACGTGTTGCTGTTGACGGCACTGTTGTTTCGGGCACTGCTTCAGTAAATCAGGCTGTTATTACCGGAGAAAGTTTGCCAGTCGATAAACAAGAAGGAGACAATGTTTTTGCAGGCAGTCTTAATGAAGTAGGTGCAATGGAAATATTGGCAACTAAAGTCGGAAATGAAACGACCCTTGGGCAAATCCATCGTTTGATTGAGGAAGCCCAGACTCAGAAACCAAACGTAGAAAGGCTCTTGAATAACCATGCTAAATTTTACACACCTACTGCAATTATCTTAGGCATCCTGCTATGGTGGTGGAGTGGAGACCTGACACGAGCAATTACTATGCTAATAGTGTTTTGTCCATGCGTGATGGTACTCGCTACACCTACAGCACTTGTTGCTTCGGTTGGTAACGCGGCATTAAGAGGCAATCTTATTAAAAAAGGAGCTACGATAGAGTCTATGGCGAAGATAGATACCGTTATTTTCGATAAGACCGGGACACTTACTCATGGTGAACCAAAACTTGCCGGTATCATAGCATTGAACAACAATAAAGATGAAGACTTATTGTTATTGGCTGCTATCGCAGAGAAATTCAGCGAGCACCCTCTTGGAAAAGCTGTTGTCAAAACTGCTGAAGAGAAAGGGTTCTTAATCCCGGATCCAGAATCATTTGAATCCATATCAGGAGCAGGTATAAAAATTAAAACCAGAGGAAAAAATATCTTTATAGGCCGTCTGAAACAAGCATCTGAACTTAATTTATCAATTTCTCATGAAGCTGAAGAAAGCATTAAAAAACAATCTCAACTGGGCCGTAACGTAGTCATAATGGGAATTGATAACGAAATCGCCGGACTACTAATGTTTGAGGACAAAATCAGGCCTGAGTCAAAAAAGTCCATAGAGAGCCTTCATAGGCTTGGAATAAAGACAATAATGGTTACAGGTGACAGCAAAGTAGTTGCGGAACAGACAGCTAAAACTCTTGGTATAAATGATATATATGCCGAGGTAATGCCCCAGGAAAAAGTCAAAATTGTGAAACGTCTACAGTCTGAAGGTCATAAAATTATCTTCGTAGGTGATGGTGTTAATGATGGTCCGGCACTTGTCACAGCTGATGTAGGAATAGCTATGGGACTTACCGGAACGGATGTGGCAATAGAAACAGCAGAAGTTGGACTATTATCTGATGACCTTTTAAAAATTCCATACCTTATAAGCGTGTCCAAGAAGGCAATAAGTACTATCTGGCAAAACGTTGTGTTCTCGCTTAGTGTCCTCTCTATGGCAGTTATATTGACTATACCTGGCATACTTACACCCGTAACAGGGGCGCTGCTGCACGAACTTTCATCAATTCCAGTGATAATGAACTCAGCGAGACTAATTACGTATAGTCCCAAAGACTGA
- the cfbA gene encoding sirohydrochlorin nickelochelatase: MPGSIKTFSRCSFSKGLYHINPNYVKLFIITNPNDCVKPEQIKIEVLKMTEKLGILAIGHGSKLPYNKEVVTQIADYIARKHSDVVVRAGFMENSEPTLEEAIEGFSGTGVTKVAAVPVFLASGVHITKDIPKLLGLDENGCGTMEIDGKAIPLCYADPLGADELIADLVFKRVQEAL; the protein is encoded by the coding sequence ATGCCCGGATCTATCAAAACTTTCTCCCGCTGTTCCTTTTCAAAAGGATTATATCATATAAATCCTAACTATGTTAAACTCTTCATTATTACAAATCCGAATGATTGTGTTAAACCTGAACAGATAAAGATTGAGGTTTTAAAAATGACAGAAAAACTCGGAATTCTGGCTATAGGCCATGGGAGCAAGCTGCCTTACAATAAGGAAGTAGTCACTCAGATCGCAGATTATATCGCACGGAAACACTCGGATGTCGTTGTCAGAGCCGGCTTTATGGAAAACAGTGAGCCAACTCTTGAAGAAGCAATTGAAGGCTTTTCAGGCACCGGCGTGACAAAAGTTGCAGCAGTACCGGTTTTCCTGGCGTCTGGAGTTCATATTACAAAAGACATTCCGAAACTCCTGGGTCTGGATGAAAATGGCTGCGGTACAATGGAAATTGACGGAAAAGCCATACCTCTGTGCTATGCAGATCCTCTCGGGGCCGATGAGCTTATCGCTGACCTTGTATTCAAGAGGGTTCAGGAAGCCCTTTAA